A genomic window from Paraburkholderia phytofirmans OLGA172 includes:
- a CDS encoding GDCCVxC domain-containing (seleno)protein: MISVVLDSIITCPVCGHRKAETMPTNACVWFYECEHCKAVLRPKPGDCCVYCSYGTNRCPPMQQSGSCCVD; this comes from the coding sequence ATGATTTCAGTTGTGCTGGATTCCATCATCACGTGTCCGGTGTGCGGGCACAGGAAAGCCGAGACGATGCCCACCAACGCTTGTGTGTGGTTTTACGAATGCGAGCATTGCAAGGCAGTGCTCAGGCCGAAACCCGGAGATTGTTGCGTGTACTGCTCATACGGCACCAACAGGTGTCCGCCGATGCAGCAGTCAGGCTCCTGCTGCGTTGACTGA
- a CDS encoding DUF2501 domain-containing protein, whose product MKARTYRTAATGILIALLLPVSAAQAQLGDLLKQGESGGSSGGLGSLGGMGSALSGQSLTSGSTGNVAGVLEFCIKNNYLSGNSASSVKDSLMSKLPGGSSSASSDSGYTDGAKGILSGSNGKQLDLSGGGLKEQATKQICDKILSQGKSML is encoded by the coding sequence ATGAAAGCACGGACGTATCGCACCGCAGCTACAGGGATCCTGATCGCCCTATTGCTACCGGTCTCGGCCGCTCAGGCGCAACTCGGAGACCTGCTCAAGCAGGGCGAGAGTGGCGGATCGTCCGGTGGCCTCGGAAGCCTCGGCGGCATGGGCAGTGCCTTGTCGGGTCAATCATTAACTTCTGGCAGCACCGGCAACGTCGCGGGGGTGCTGGAGTTCTGCATCAAGAACAACTATCTCAGCGGGAACAGCGCGTCTTCGGTCAAGGACTCGCTCATGAGCAAGCTCCCGGGCGGTTCCAGTTCCGCCTCGTCCGACAGTGGCTATACCGACGGCGCCAAGGGTATCCTGAGCGGCAGCAACGGCAAACAGTTGGACCTGAGCGGCGGCGGCCTGAAGGAACAGGCCACGAAGCAGATCTGCGACAAGATTCTCTCCCAGGGGAAATCCATGCTGTGA
- a CDS encoding glutathione S-transferase family protein, with amino-acid sequence MIVYKYGYGSNNVESPDISPFVVKLETWLRMSGLPYETRTGNYAKMPKRKLPVVSIDGQLIADSSFIIEELQRRHPEALNDGHLSALENAQSVAFRALFESDLYFVLLYLRWGVDSNMAIYRPLLIDYAQRCKPDIPRHVVPLIAPIALALARRRMVRQAWEQGIGRHTYDEIVHIGLLGWRAVAELLDDRIYLLGDVPSTLDATGFAWVHSVLVHPFESPIRAYIAREKRLVAYHNRIWERWWMRHE; translated from the coding sequence ATGATCGTGTACAAGTACGGATACGGCTCCAATAACGTCGAGTCACCCGATATCAGTCCCTTCGTCGTCAAGCTCGAAACGTGGCTGCGCATGTCCGGCCTGCCCTATGAGACCCGAACTGGCAACTACGCAAAGATGCCCAAGCGGAAGCTGCCCGTCGTTTCTATCGATGGGCAACTGATTGCGGACTCTTCTTTCATCATCGAGGAGTTACAGCGCCGCCATCCGGAAGCACTGAACGACGGCCATCTCAGTGCGCTCGAAAATGCGCAGTCGGTGGCTTTCAGGGCACTCTTCGAGAGCGATCTATATTTTGTGCTCCTTTATTTGCGCTGGGGCGTCGACAGCAATATGGCTATCTACCGTCCACTGTTGATCGATTACGCACAGCGATGCAAGCCGGACATTCCTAGGCACGTAGTCCCGTTAATCGCGCCAATTGCATTGGCTTTGGCACGCAGACGAATGGTGCGGCAGGCGTGGGAACAAGGCATCGGACGCCATACGTACGATGAAATCGTTCATATTGGGTTGCTAGGGTGGCGTGCGGTGGCTGAACTGTTAGACGACAGGATCTATCTGCTCGGCGATGTGCCGAGTACGCTCGACGCGACCGGTTTTGCATGGGTACATAGCGTTCTCGTTCATCCCTTTGAAAGCCCAATCCGTGCTTACATCGCGCGAGAAAAGCGGCTCGTCGCTTATCACAACCGTATTTGGGAACGGTGGTGGATGCGGCACGAGTGA
- a CDS encoding CHASE2 domain-containing protein: MKRYFDPSLAQIRSLLKAARGRPVALVVLFGLSLLNLCSEWPSVIARPAFVDTLNEALPDSFKTARQILFDQYQRHFPRIPTAQPVTIVEIDEETLATVGQWPWPRNRLASLIDAIAALKPLAIGLDIYMPEPDQTSPDKVAGNLPKTAAALAAGLRALPSHEAILARSLRAAPTILGAAALDHAAFATSTDLRSAPILVHGIDPLDHVQRFDFVLASLPELQAAAHGQAMLSVALEQGVVRHIPLIMGLREKLVPSLPIEMLRLATGSSAIDVFADTSGVQAVGVADVLVPTQPEGDIWLHFASIRSTLSRYVSARDILQGTVDPERIRDKLVLVGLTGAGLTDMRTTALGELVPGIEIQAQVIETIFEGRFLRRPTWLKWVECAFIMTFGLLIIWYVPRPHSRFALFIRTLPKGVTALGICLHLLNLLCCFFVFMRFGLLVDAASIFIILSAVMGCFLSPALLRLDEKTRTEAMHAPGREDDNDRTGRAPGP; the protein is encoded by the coding sequence ATGAAACGCTATTTCGACCCGTCGCTTGCCCAGATCAGGAGTCTGCTGAAGGCGGCCCGGGGGCGTCCGGTGGCATTGGTGGTGTTGTTCGGCCTGAGCCTGCTCAACCTGTGCAGCGAATGGCCGAGTGTCATAGCACGTCCGGCTTTCGTGGACACGCTCAACGAGGCGCTTCCCGACTCCTTTAAAACAGCCCGGCAAATTCTATTCGATCAGTATCAACGTCACTTCCCCCGGATTCCGACTGCTCAGCCCGTGACCATTGTCGAGATTGATGAGGAGACGCTCGCAACCGTCGGTCAATGGCCATGGCCGCGAAATCGGCTCGCGAGCCTGATCGACGCCATTGCGGCACTGAAACCGCTGGCTATCGGTCTCGACATTTACATGCCGGAGCCGGATCAGACCTCTCCCGACAAGGTGGCCGGCAATCTGCCGAAAACGGCTGCGGCTCTCGCCGCCGGCTTGCGGGCTCTTCCGAGTCACGAAGCCATTCTTGCCAGATCGTTGCGCGCGGCGCCGACCATACTGGGTGCCGCGGCGCTCGATCATGCCGCCTTCGCCACCAGCACCGATCTGCGAAGCGCTCCGATCCTCGTTCATGGCATCGACCCACTGGACCACGTGCAACGGTTCGACTTTGTGCTCGCCAGCCTGCCGGAATTGCAAGCGGCGGCCCACGGGCAGGCGATGCTGAGCGTGGCGCTCGAACAAGGCGTAGTCCGGCATATTCCCCTCATCATGGGATTGAGGGAGAAACTGGTCCCCAGTCTGCCGATTGAAATGCTCCGCCTCGCCACGGGTTCATCGGCGATCGACGTCTTTGCCGACACATCCGGCGTGCAAGCGGTGGGTGTCGCTGATGTGCTGGTGCCCACGCAGCCCGAGGGGGACATCTGGTTGCATTTCGCATCCATTCGGTCGACGCTGAGCCGCTACGTGTCGGCACGCGACATCCTGCAGGGAACTGTCGATCCGGAACGGATCCGGGACAAATTGGTGCTGGTCGGACTGACCGGTGCCGGCTTGACTGACATGCGCACGACGGCGTTGGGGGAGCTGGTGCCGGGTATCGAAATTCAGGCGCAGGTGATCGAGACGATTTTCGAGGGACGCTTTCTGCGCCGCCCCACCTGGCTGAAATGGGTGGAATGCGCCTTCATCATGACGTTCGGGTTGCTGATCATCTGGTATGTGCCTCGCCCCCATTCGCGGTTCGCGTTATTCATCAGAACCCTCCCCAAGGGTGTCACCGCACTGGGTATATGCCTGCATCTGCTGAATCTTCTTTGCTGCTTCTTTGTTTTCATGCGCTTCGGACTGCTGGTCGATGCGGCCTCGATTTTTATTATCCTGTCCGCGGTCATGGGCTGCTTCCTTTCTCCCGCGTTGCTCCGCCTCGACGAAAAAACCAGAACGGAGGCCATGCACGCGCCGGGGCGTGAAGACGACAACGACCGCACCGGCAGAGCGCCAGGACCTTGA
- a CDS encoding FecR family protein — MRLRAIKYALILACGCVAVADALAADAAGVVKTLKGTVQIERAGASSGAAIGSEVFGSDRIVTGPESSVGITLRDTTQLSAGANTILELNKFAFNTTTHEGVLDASVKRGSLAVISGKLAKANPDAVRFSTPTTTLGVRGTEFIIEVGDKGEGAR; from the coding sequence ATGCGTCTTCGAGCCATCAAATATGCCTTGATTCTTGCCTGCGGGTGCGTGGCTGTCGCCGATGCACTGGCCGCCGATGCTGCCGGCGTCGTCAAGACCCTTAAGGGCACGGTGCAGATCGAGCGGGCTGGAGCAAGTTCGGGTGCGGCCATCGGCAGCGAGGTTTTCGGCAGCGATCGCATCGTGACAGGCCCGGAATCCTCGGTCGGTATCACGCTGCGTGACACCACCCAACTCTCGGCCGGCGCCAATACCATCCTCGAGCTCAACAAATTCGCGTTCAATACCACGACCCATGAAGGGGTGCTCGACGCCTCCGTCAAACGCGGTTCCCTGGCAGTGATTTCCGGCAAGTTGGCGAAGGCGAATCCGGATGCCGTCCGCTTCAGTACGCCGACTACTACGCTGGGTGTGCGCGGCACTGAATTCATCATCGAAGTCGGCGACAAAGGGGAGGGTGCACGTTGA
- a CDS encoding OmpA family protein has protein sequence MKAAIRRHGLASAAAFVMLAFLAACSTPDKIILLPDPDGKVGTVIVHSAAGEQTIDKAYAGVDVTKGGAIEKTMDSQSSVQARYGELLAARPPRPMTFTIFFLFDSATELAPESSATVKKLKAVLATWPAPQLVVVGHTDLAGTQEFNDRLSMQRAQTVAAFLIKQGIPAQQIETAARGKREPLVPTAEGIPNRMNRRAVITIQ, from the coding sequence TTGAAGGCTGCAATTCGACGTCACGGGCTGGCATCTGCAGCGGCATTCGTCATGCTGGCTTTTCTGGCCGCGTGCAGCACGCCGGACAAAATTATTCTATTGCCCGATCCTGATGGCAAAGTCGGAACGGTCATTGTCCACAGCGCCGCCGGAGAGCAGACAATCGACAAGGCTTACGCAGGGGTCGACGTCACCAAGGGCGGCGCCATCGAAAAAACGATGGATAGCCAATCCAGTGTGCAGGCGCGATATGGCGAGCTGCTCGCGGCCCGGCCGCCTCGGCCCATGACATTTACGATCTTTTTTCTCTTTGATTCCGCCACCGAATTGGCTCCGGAGTCATCCGCCACGGTTAAAAAGCTGAAGGCCGTCCTGGCGACCTGGCCCGCGCCGCAGCTCGTGGTGGTCGGTCACACCGATCTGGCGGGCACTCAGGAATTCAATGACCGGCTGTCCATGCAGCGGGCGCAGACTGTTGCAGCGTTCCTGATCAAGCAAGGTATTCCTGCCCAACAAATAGAGACCGCTGCCCGGGGCAAGCGCGAACCACTGGTGCCCACGGCAGAGGGCATTCCCAATCGCATGAACCGGCGCGCAGTCATCACAATCCAATGA
- a CDS encoding GYD domain-containing protein, with the protein MATYVVLAQFTDQGIRNIKNSPQRAGQAAELAKTFGCEMKDIYWTVGKYDIVTIVEAPDEQSFAAFGYALGSAGNVRTQTLRAFTKDECSAIIGKLP; encoded by the coding sequence ATGGCGACTTATGTGGTTCTTGCACAATTCACCGATCAGGGTATTCGCAACATCAAAAACAGCCCGCAGCGGGCCGGTCAGGCGGCGGAGTTAGCCAAGACCTTTGGCTGTGAAATGAAAGATATCTACTGGACAGTGGGCAAATATGACATTGTCACGATCGTCGAAGCACCCGATGAGCAAAGCTTCGCGGCCTTCGGCTACGCGCTAGGGTCGGCCGGCAATGTCCGCACGCAAACGCTCCGTGCGTTCACGAAGGACGAATGCAGCGCGATTATCGGCAAACTCCCATAA
- a CDS encoding mercury transporter produces MSLVKAGFASKRAYVLFDSKKASVGALTNATTDAGYPSHVRQGQR; encoded by the coding sequence GTGAGCTTGGTCAAAGCCGGCTTCGCAAGCAAACGCGCGTACGTGCTGTTCGATTCGAAGAAGGCTTCGGTCGGCGCATTGACGAACGCCACGACCGATGCCGGCTATCCTTCCCACGTAAGGCAGGGGCAGCGATGA
- a CDS encoding NAD(P)/FAD-dependent oxidoreductase, with translation MNNSILLNSETPLRDKCLDNLFDVVIVGAGIAGCTAARLFALEGLRVALVEHHANTEAFKQLCTHFIQPSATPTMRRIGLDRLIEDVGAIRNGIDIWTRYGWIGNVSPVDENGDEVFGYNVQRRTLDPILRRLAIQTPGVTSFLGCHVQRLVEQQDVTGVELAGAHSGVLLTRLAVGADGRNSPLATLAGVKPVSSTNTRFGALASYRGVPLVRGTCSQMWMRGSEIGYIFPNDDGITVVTYLSTKDVFDQFHASPRESLIRAMAGFPDAPDLSTATPTGQVLMVKDYPNLWRRPVVRNIAFAGDALMSIDFVPGVGCGFAFQTAEWLVDALAPALRGDGAVSGALNSYARNVSRKLQGHRFFIYDFARRRKFNVLERLAFAAAAKDDWASRHLHNFAARLIGPAQFFSPQALLRLIWISLSRPASRSAQRDAPV, from the coding sequence GTGAACAACTCCATACTCTTAAACAGTGAGACACCCTTACGCGATAAATGTCTCGACAACCTGTTTGACGTCGTGATCGTGGGTGCGGGTATCGCGGGTTGTACTGCAGCGCGGCTATTCGCGCTCGAAGGTTTGCGTGTAGCCCTGGTGGAGCATCATGCGAACACGGAGGCATTCAAGCAGCTATGTACTCATTTCATTCAGCCCAGTGCCACGCCGACGATGCGGCGTATCGGTCTCGACCGGTTGATCGAGGACGTGGGAGCCATACGTAACGGCATCGATATCTGGACTCGCTACGGCTGGATCGGCAACGTTTCTCCAGTCGATGAAAATGGTGACGAGGTGTTCGGATACAACGTTCAGCGTCGCACGCTCGACCCGATTCTTCGGCGGCTCGCCATACAAACCCCCGGTGTCACGAGCTTCTTGGGCTGTCATGTGCAACGGCTTGTCGAGCAACAAGACGTGACGGGTGTCGAATTGGCGGGCGCGCATTCGGGCGTTCTTCTAACGCGCCTCGCCGTCGGCGCTGACGGCAGAAATTCTCCGCTTGCAACGCTTGCAGGAGTCAAACCCGTTTCATCCACAAACACGCGGTTCGGTGCGCTCGCTAGCTATCGCGGGGTTCCGCTCGTGCGCGGAACCTGTTCGCAGATGTGGATGCGCGGCTCGGAGATCGGTTATATCTTTCCGAACGATGACGGCATAACCGTGGTGACGTACCTGTCCACAAAGGATGTGTTTGACCAGTTCCATGCGTCGCCACGTGAGTCGCTTATACGAGCCATGGCCGGTTTTCCCGACGCACCGGATTTATCGACGGCGACACCGACAGGACAGGTTCTGATGGTCAAAGACTACCCGAATTTATGGCGGCGACCCGTGGTGCGCAATATTGCATTCGCAGGCGACGCTCTGATGAGCATCGACTTCGTGCCGGGCGTCGGCTGCGGTTTCGCGTTTCAGACCGCTGAATGGCTGGTCGATGCGCTTGCGCCAGCTTTGCGGGGAGATGGGGCTGTGTCGGGTGCGCTAAATAGCTACGCCAGAAACGTGTCACGGAAACTGCAAGGCCATCGGTTCTTCATTTACGACTTCGCGCGGCGCCGCAAATTCAACGTGCTCGAACGACTCGCATTTGCGGCTGCGGCGAAAGACGATTGGGCGTCGCGACATCTGCATAATTTTGCCGCGCGCTTGATTGGGCCCGCGCAGTTCTTCTCGCCGCAGGCGTTGCTGCGCCTAATCTGGATCAGTCTGAGCCGGCCGGCCTCGCGCAGTGCGCAACGTGACGCACCCGTTTGA
- a CDS encoding threonine ammonia-lyase, whose product MSIPGILHRTRKPLEDSVGSAYLGEVSRADIERASESIRGTVIRTPLLAYAAATDRSVFLKPENLQPRGSFKIRCALNAVSRLTPAQLSNGVYTASTGNFALGVTEATRVRGADVRVYVTDTAAKSKIEALRTLGAQVIEVDYERWWAILCGETPAGETGTFLHPCACRDVVIGDATIGQEILEDLPDVEVILVPFGGGGLITGIALACTHWGSHAQMYACETEAAAPFYSSLAAGAIVEVPVESTPMVSGIGVSTVLDANWPYLNALVDGAVVSTLEGTAEAIRCLAKSNHLVVEGAGAVALAAAHHPYFAGKRIAAVLTGGGIDMHVLASVLNGERSGYLMPSRIRDYE is encoded by the coding sequence ATGAGCATTCCGGGCATCCTGCACCGTACGCGCAAGCCGCTCGAAGACAGTGTCGGCTCGGCCTATCTGGGAGAGGTCTCCCGGGCCGACATTGAGCGCGCATCCGAGTCGATCCGGGGAACTGTCATTCGCACTCCACTGTTAGCGTACGCAGCAGCCACAGATCGGAGCGTGTTTCTCAAACCTGAGAATCTTCAGCCGCGAGGATCGTTCAAGATACGCTGTGCGTTGAATGCAGTATCCAGACTCACTCCAGCTCAACTGTCGAACGGTGTCTATACCGCGAGCACCGGGAACTTCGCCCTCGGTGTAACAGAAGCAACGAGGGTTCGGGGCGCGGACGTCAGGGTGTACGTTACCGATACGGCAGCGAAGAGCAAGATCGAGGCACTTCGCACGCTGGGTGCCCAGGTGATTGAAGTCGACTACGAAAGATGGTGGGCAATACTTTGCGGTGAAACACCTGCCGGCGAAACTGGCACGTTTCTGCATCCATGTGCGTGTCGCGATGTCGTCATTGGAGACGCGACTATCGGACAGGAGATATTGGAAGACTTGCCAGACGTCGAAGTGATACTCGTCCCTTTCGGAGGCGGAGGACTGATAACAGGTATTGCGCTGGCATGCACACATTGGGGCTCCCACGCGCAAATGTATGCGTGCGAGACCGAGGCAGCGGCTCCTTTCTATTCCTCTCTTGCGGCTGGCGCTATCGTCGAAGTTCCAGTCGAGTCAACTCCAATGGTCTCGGGCATCGGTGTATCGACTGTACTCGATGCAAATTGGCCATACCTCAATGCGTTGGTGGACGGCGCTGTCGTATCAACGCTTGAGGGTACGGCTGAAGCCATCCGGTGCCTCGCGAAAAGCAATCATCTCGTCGTCGAGGGCGCGGGTGCAGTCGCACTTGCCGCAGCCCACCATCCTTACTTTGCTGGCAAGCGCATTGCCGCTGTACTGACGGGCGGCGGTATCGATATGCACGTTTTGGCTTCGGTACTGAATGGCGAGCGATCGGGGTATCTCATGCCGTCCCGGATTCGTGACTATGAATAG
- a CDS encoding class I SAM-dependent methyltransferase, giving the protein MSFRSSVVLCQQGLQFFPDRSSALREMRCVLKPGGRVVIAVWAAIERNPLFVAIHTALSATTTSELSDLITAPFSWHNTAELQTAAEEAGFHDVRILTRSLLMVFEQGVEHAMRSFSATPASPGVAALSQSVEDALFDRLRSELAPLIGDGKVICEMVSNIIVAHA; this is encoded by the coding sequence TTGTCGTTCAGGTCATCTGTCGTGCTTTGCCAGCAAGGGCTGCAATTCTTCCCTGACCGATCCAGCGCACTGCGTGAAATGAGATGTGTCCTGAAACCTGGCGGACGGGTAGTGATTGCGGTGTGGGCAGCGATTGAGCGCAATCCGTTGTTTGTCGCGATCCATACTGCGCTGAGCGCAACGACGACGTCCGAGTTGTCTGACCTGATTACGGCACCGTTCAGTTGGCATAACACCGCCGAGCTGCAAACGGCCGCCGAGGAGGCAGGCTTCCACGACGTTCGGATTCTGACTCGCAGCCTTCTCATGGTCTTCGAACAAGGGGTGGAACACGCCATGCGCTCCTTCAGTGCCACCCCTGCTTCTCCCGGCGTGGCCGCGCTTTCACAGTCCGTGGAGGACGCCCTCTTCGACCGTTTAAGAAGCGAATTGGCGCCCCTCATAGGGGATGGAAAGGTGATCTGCGAGATGGTGTCCAACATCATTGTGGCCCATGCGTGA
- a CDS encoding MFS transporter — MRAPRTAAAIASRGAISRLMLPAGADASALPLLIGRGLRGFCDGFVAVLLPAYLLALGFGQLDVGLVSSATLVGSAVATILVGMFAGRHPLRRMLTLAAGLMAATGMGFAGLSSLWPLLVVAFVGTLNPSSGDVSLFLPLELARLAGSAAGDARTAIFARYSLVGAVSAAVGALAAALPGWLAVHAGLSLLAALRAMFGVYALVGVALWFLYRRLPEPQAHDRSRNAPLGPSRGIVTRLALLFSVDAFAGGLVVNSLLSLWLMQRFGLSLGSAGQFFFWAGLLTAGSQLAAVPLARKIGLLNTMVFTHIPSSLCLIAAAFAPSLLLTLTLLLVRSTLSQMDVPTRTAYVMAVVTPPERPAAASFTAVPRSLASALGPTLAGALLAMGWVGAPLVACGLLKIAYDLTLLGAFRRVKLTD; from the coding sequence ATGCGCGCACCTAGGACAGCGGCCGCGATCGCAAGCCGCGGTGCGATATCGCGCCTGATGCTGCCCGCCGGTGCGGACGCAAGCGCGTTGCCGCTGCTCATCGGACGCGGGTTGCGTGGCTTCTGCGACGGATTTGTCGCCGTGCTGCTGCCCGCGTACCTGCTTGCGCTCGGTTTCGGCCAACTGGACGTGGGGCTGGTCAGCAGCGCGACGCTGGTCGGCTCAGCGGTAGCGACGATCCTGGTCGGAATGTTCGCCGGTCGCCATCCGCTGCGTCGCATGCTCACCCTGGCGGCAGGCCTGATGGCCGCTACCGGCATGGGCTTCGCAGGACTTTCTTCACTCTGGCCTCTGCTTGTCGTCGCGTTTGTCGGGACGCTCAACCCCAGTTCGGGGGACGTCAGCCTGTTCCTGCCACTGGAACTGGCGCGCCTCGCTGGTTCAGCCGCCGGCGATGCCCGCACAGCGATATTCGCTCGTTACAGCCTGGTGGGGGCGGTGTCCGCCGCAGTAGGCGCTTTGGCGGCCGCGCTCCCGGGCTGGCTCGCCGTGCATGCGGGCCTGTCACTGCTCGCAGCGCTGCGTGCGATGTTCGGCGTTTATGCGCTGGTCGGTGTCGCACTGTGGTTCCTCTATCGGAGGTTGCCCGAACCGCAAGCGCACGACCGGTCGCGCAACGCACCGCTGGGTCCGTCGCGCGGGATTGTCACGCGCCTTGCGCTGCTTTTCAGTGTGGACGCATTTGCTGGCGGCCTCGTCGTGAACTCATTGCTGTCTCTTTGGCTGATGCAGCGCTTTGGGCTTTCCCTCGGCTCGGCCGGGCAGTTTTTTTTCTGGGCGGGTCTGTTGACCGCGGGCTCGCAGCTCGCCGCGGTGCCACTGGCTCGCAAGATCGGTTTGTTGAACACGATGGTATTCACCCATATCCCGTCCAGTCTTTGCCTGATCGCTGCAGCCTTCGCGCCGTCTTTGCTGTTGACGCTGACGCTATTGCTCGTGCGCAGCACGCTGTCGCAAATGGACGTGCCAACCCGGACCGCCTACGTGATGGCGGTAGTGACGCCGCCCGAGCGCCCGGCTGCTGCAAGCTTCACGGCGGTACCTAGAAGCCTGGCTTCGGCGCTGGGCCCCACGCTGGCCGGCGCGCTGCTGGCAATGGGTTGGGTCGGCGCGCCGCTTGTCGCCTGCGGCCTGCTGAAGATTGCGTATGACCTCACGCTGCTGGGCGCCTTCCGACGTGTCAAGCTGACCGACTGA
- the glnA gene encoding type I glutamate--ammonia ligase → MSTTQHASGSPFAVSVDAGSFHVTRPGSANDVIDLLEKTNIQIVDLKFTDLPGLWQHFSITLPEIHPGLFDAGIGFDGSSIRGFQEIHESDMLLRPDPATAFVDPVCDTPTLSIICDVVDPVLQQRYSRDPRYVANKAEAYLRQSGIATTCYFGPELEFFIFDSIRFGQDQHCGFYYVESAEGDWNTGRDEGAYGGGNLGYKQHYKEGYFPVPPHDTLQEIRSEIALTLQQAGVQIEVHHHEVATAGQNEIDMRFATLTRMADNVMIYKYVCKNVARRHGKVATFMPKPLFADNASGMHCHQSLWKDGQNLFYDANGWALTSDLCRWYIGGLLQHAPALMAFCAPTTNSYKRLVPGYEAPVNLAMSQRNRSAAARIPMYSDSPNARRVEFRCPDPSANAYLAFAAMLMAGLDGIENRTDPGEPLDRNIYDLPPEQAANIRQVPGSLDAALAALEADTAFLRKGDVFTDDVIQTWIAYKREREIDTIKLRPHPWEFYLYFDV, encoded by the coding sequence ATGTCCACGACGCAACACGCTTCTGGATCGCCTTTCGCGGTGTCTGTCGATGCAGGTAGCTTCCACGTCACTCGGCCGGGAAGCGCGAACGATGTGATCGATCTGCTGGAGAAAACAAATATCCAGATCGTCGATTTGAAATTCACCGACCTCCCCGGCCTCTGGCAGCACTTCTCAATCACACTTCCGGAAATTCACCCTGGCCTGTTCGACGCCGGGATCGGCTTCGACGGCTCGTCGATCCGCGGCTTCCAGGAGATTCACGAATCGGACATGCTGCTCAGACCCGATCCGGCCACCGCCTTTGTCGATCCGGTTTGCGACACGCCCACGCTGTCGATCATCTGCGACGTGGTCGATCCCGTGCTGCAGCAACGCTATTCGCGCGATCCGCGCTATGTGGCGAACAAGGCGGAGGCCTATCTGCGCCAGAGCGGAATCGCGACGACATGCTATTTTGGGCCCGAACTGGAGTTCTTCATCTTCGACTCCATCCGCTTCGGCCAGGACCAGCACTGCGGCTTCTACTATGTCGAATCGGCCGAGGGCGACTGGAACACGGGTCGCGACGAGGGCGCGTACGGTGGCGGCAATCTCGGCTACAAGCAGCATTACAAGGAAGGCTATTTCCCGGTGCCGCCGCACGACACGCTGCAGGAGATCCGCTCGGAAATTGCGCTCACGCTGCAGCAGGCTGGCGTACAGATTGAAGTGCATCACCATGAGGTCGCGACGGCAGGCCAGAACGAGATCGACATGCGGTTTGCCACGCTCACTCGCATGGCCGACAACGTGATGATCTACAAGTATGTTTGCAAGAACGTGGCGCGCCGGCATGGGAAGGTGGCCACCTTCATGCCGAAGCCGCTATTTGCCGACAACGCGAGCGGCATGCATTGCCATCAGAGCCTGTGGAAAGATGGGCAGAATCTGTTCTACGACGCTAACGGTTGGGCGCTGACCTCCGACCTGTGCCGCTGGTACATCGGCGGTTTATTGCAGCACGCGCCCGCGCTGATGGCTTTTTGCGCGCCGACCACCAATTCGTACAAGCGCCTGGTCCCGGGGTATGAGGCGCCCGTCAATCTGGCCATGTCGCAGCGCAACCGTTCCGCCGCGGCACGTATTCCAATGTATTCGGATTCGCCGAACGCGCGGCGCGTCGAGTTCCGCTGTCCGGACCCGTCGGCCAACGCGTACCTTGCTTTTGCGGCAATGCTGATGGCCGGACTCGATGGAATTGAAAACCGGACTGATCCGGGCGAACCGCTCGACCGGAACATCTACGACCTTCCCCCGGAACAAGCCGCCAACATCCGCCAGGTGCCCGGCTCACTCGATGCGGCCCTCGCAGCGTTAGAAGCCGATACCGCGTTTCTGCGCAAGGGCGATGTTTTTACCGACGACGTGATCCAGACCTGGATCGCATACAAGCGCGAACGCGAGATCGATACGATTAAACTGCGTCCGCATCCATGGGAGTTTTATTTGTATTTCGATGTCTGA